Proteins found in one bacterium genomic segment:
- a CDS encoding DUF3347 domain-containing protein, producing the protein MRTLTLTTLILGFTLTTALAATPTDSPRHPAPVGDYLVIQTALAADRFEGVTAAATRIAADETTPVAVSEAAGLLAAATDLDAARAAFATLSDAAIAARPAGADDGLRVAFCPMAGHAWLQAGDAIANPYYGAAMLRCGTFTDR; encoded by the coding sequence ATGCGCACCCTGACCCTGACCACCCTGATCCTGGGCTTCACCCTGACCACGGCCCTCGCGGCCACCCCCACCGACTCACCCCGGCACCCCGCCCCGGTCGGGGACTACCTCGTCATCCAGACCGCCCTGGCCGCCGACCGCTTCGAGGGCGTGACCGCCGCGGCCACCCGCATCGCCGCCGACGAGACCACGCCCGTGGCGGTGAGCGAGGCTGCCGGCCTCCTCGCGGCCGCGACCGATCTCGACGCCGCACGCGCGGCCTTCGCCACCCTCAGCGACGCCGCCATCGCGGCCCGACCCGCGGGCGCCGACGACGGTTTGCGCGTCGCCTTCTGCCCCATGGCCGGCCACGCGTGGCTCCAGGCCGGCGATGCGATCGCGAACCCCTACTACGGTGCGGCAATGCTCCGCTGCGGCACCTTCACCGACCGCTGA